A genome region from Methanobrevibacter oralis includes the following:
- a CDS encoding helix-turn-helix domain-containing protein codes for MEKFNNKIKKHLELSEIAEMLKEYRKYYDVYRRLLVIHMVANGESIAKASKNINISRKTGERWVKQYNENGIAGLFSNYSNCGRKSYLTDQQLNELKEIITGNEEKYNLKDVRNLIKEK; via the coding sequence ATGGAAAAATTTAATAATAAAATTAAGAAACATTTAGAGCTTTCTGAAATTGCAGAAATGTTGAAAGAGTACAGGAAATATTACGATGTTTATAGGCGTCTTTTAGTAATTCATATGGTTGCAAACGGTGAAAGTATTGCTAAAGCCTCAAAAAACATTAATATTTCAAGAAAAACCGGTGAACGATGGGTCAAACAATATAATGAAAATGGCATTGCTGGCTTATTTTCAAATTATTCCAATTGTGGTAGAAAATCTTACCTAACTGACCAACAATTAAATGAATTAAAAGAAATCATCACTGGAAATGAAGAAAAATATAATTTAAAAGATGTGAGAAATCTTATTAAAGAAAAA